The Nitrospirae bacterium YQR-1 genomic interval CACCACATCCTGCGGCACTCTGTCTGTTTTATTAAAAACCAAAAGTGTATCCTTAGATGACAGATTAAGCTCCAGCAGGGTTTTCTCAACTGAGGCTATATGCTTTTCAAAATGCGGGTTGGAAATATCCACAAGGTGAAGCAGCAAATCGGCATCCTCAAGCTCCTCAAGTGTTGACTTAAAGGCAGCCACAAGGTCTTGTGGTAAATCTCTTATAAATCCTACCGTGTCTGTCATAATCACATTCCTTTGGCGTGGGAAACGCAGTAGTCTGCTTGCTGTATCCAGTGTTGCAAACATTTTGTCTTCCGTAAATGTGCTGCTTTTTGTAAGGTTATTCAGTAGTGTTGATTTCCCTGCATTGGTGTAGCCGACTATGGAGATAATAGGTAGTGCGCTTTGTGCCCTCCGTTGTTTTCTCTGAGTGCGGGCAAGTGAGAGTTTCTCAAGTTCTTTTGTTAAAAGTGTAATACGCTCTCGTACGCGCCTTCTGTCTATCTCTAGTTTCATCTCACCCGGGCCGCGCCCTCCTATACCTCCCGCAAGACGCGACATTGCAGTGCCCTTACCGGTAAGCCGCGGGAGACGGTACTTCAGTTGTGCCAGCTCCACCTGCACCTTGCCGTCACGGCTGTGGGCGCGCCGCGCAAATATATCCAGAATCAACTGGCTGCGGTCTATTACCTTAAGCTCCGTCATATCTGCCACAGCCTTACCCTGAGACGGGCTTAAATCCTGATCAAACACTAATACCGTGGCACCTTTGTTAAGTGCATCGATGATTAATTCCTTAAGCTTACCCATTCCAAGCAGGTACCGTGGGTTAATGTCCTTTGAACGTTGAATTACCGTATCTATGACAACTATGCTGCAAGAGTGGCATAGTTCACGGAGTTCATCCATAGACTCCTCAATTTCATAACGTGGCAGCGGCGATACGCTTACAAGGATTGCCTGCTCCACCGCAGAGGTATCAGTCTGTGAGCGCCCTTTTTGCATTTCATCCTCAAGTGCTCTTATGAAAGCCGAAAAGTCCAGCTCCAAATTATAAAAACTAACCGCCTCCCCGACATCATACATAACGCCTGTATTATGCGGAACAAGATGAGCGCCATAGAACTTATCGGGAAGGCCGTCCTTAATGCCCAGTGCCACCATGTAGTCAAAGCGCAGCAGGGCAAGGTCTGTCAGATCATCTTTGCTAAGGGGCTCGTTTTTAAGATGTGTATGTATAAACCTGAGCCCTCTTAAGAACTTTCTACCCAGCGGATAATTCGGCATCTCCGGTATAAACACCGATGAGGCATCCCCTGCAATAACGTGCACAATTGAGCCCCCTCTTTCTACAGTGACCCCTACCTGCCGGTTTAGCTCTGATGAAATCTCCGCCAAATAACGGCCAAGGTCCACCGTTAATATCTCATTGGGAGGAACTTTCCTTCTGTAAATTCTTTCCAGGTCATACAAGGCCTTCTTGCTCAGCCCTGAAACATTACCATAAACCGTAGGTATATCAGCCCTCCCGAAAATTTCTTTTGTAGGTTACCGCCGTTTGCCGGGTATCCGGTGATTATTATAACAAAAAATTAATATCGTCCGCTTGATTTTTAATACAAGCAGTCAATCGTCTAACTTTTTACTGGTTTCGTCACAAGCTCCGGGACGTACTCTCTTATAGTAACCGTGATGTCAAGTAAAATTTTTAAAAAATGGTTCTTTCACGTTTTGAGTGGGTAAAAGAAAGAATAGGCTCCTGTGGCCTTAAAAAGAGTAGCCTTCAGGTATGCAAAAATGAAGGCCAACCTGCAGTCAGAACTAAACACAGGCGGCAATAAGGAAAGCGACACTTTAGTACATCCCGGAGCTTTTGGCGAGGCCAACGAAGTTAGACGATTGAATGCGAATTGGTATTAACAAAAAAATATACTAAAGGAAAGGAGATACTTTCACCCCCCCTTGTACCCCTTTCCTTTAATCGCATGGATTGCATATATATCGTCTGCTTATTTCCGTTTGCGTGTAGCGCCCTCCATAACGGCGCCTGTGCCTGCTGATGTCACCATCTGTGCATATCTTAACAAATAGCCGGTGGTGATTTTGGGCTCAGGGGGCTTCCACCTTTTAAGTCTCTGTTTTATCTCGGCAGCATCAACAATGAGCTCAATACTGCGCTTTGGGATATCAATCTTAATCTTATCACCGTTTTCAACTATTGCTATTGTGCCGCCCTCCATCGCCTCAGGTGATATGTGCCCGATGCAAGGGCCTCGTGTGCCGCCTGAAAACCTCCCGTCTGTAATAAGGGCTACGGATTCACTGAGTCCCATTCCGGCTATGGTTGCCGTGGAGGAGAGCATCTCACGCATCCCAGGGCCTCCCTTTGGTCCCTCATACCGTATGACCACAACATCGCCATGGGTGATTTTCCCGTCAAGTATGGCGCTCATAGCCTCCTCCTCAGAGTCATACACCCGTGCCGTGCCTTCAAATATCATCATCTTTTCTATTATTGCCGACTGCTTAACAACAGCGCCGCCCGGAGCAAGATTACCCTTTAAGATAGCTATTCCGCCCTCTTTATGGTGTACCTTATCCAACGGTCTTATAACTTCCTCATCCTCTATGGAGGCCTCACGGATTATATCGCTTATGCGCTTACCGGAGACCGTGGGCAGGTCATGCATGAGATGCCCCAGGCGCTTAATCACTGCTGGAATCCCGCCGGCATAGTGCAAGTCCTCAAGGTAGTTGGTGCCCCCGGGAAGCATGTTTGCTATGTGTGGAGTTGTCTTACTTATGGTATTAAAAATCTCAAGTGGCAGCTTCACTCCGGCCTCATGAGCTATGGCAGGTATGTGAAGTACTGTGTTGGTTGAACCGCCAAGAGCTGTATCCACCCTGATAGCATTTTCAAATGCCTTCAGAGTCATTATCTTACGAGGTGTAATGTTTCTTTTAACAAGCTCGGTTATGCGTGCTCCACTTTCAAAAGCTATTCGCCGTTTCTCCGCTGATATGGCCAGCGCTGTGGCTGTAAACGGTATGCTCATCCCTATAGCCTCAGTCACGCAGGCCATTGTGTTTGCAGTATACATGCCCTGACACGAGCCTGTCCCCGGACAGGCGCACATCTCCAGGGCTTGCAGCTCCGAGTCGTTTATCAAACCCTTTTTGTGTTTCCCTACAGCCTCAAAAGTATCATTTACAAGCGACAGGCGTTTACCCTTGAGACGGCCTGAGTGCATGGGGCCGGCTGTTACCACTATGGATGGAATATTCAAACGGGCTGCCGCCATAAGCATCCCGGGAGTTATCTTGTCACAGTTGGTCAGCAGCACTAAGCCGTCCAGTTGATGAGCACCGGCTACGGCCTCTATAATATCCGCTATCAGTTCCCTCGAAGGAAGTGAATAGTGCATCCCCCTGTGCCCCATAGCTATCCCGTCACATATGCCGGGTACTCCAAAGAAAAAGGGATACCCGCCTCCGGTGTGAACCCCTTTTTCTATAAACCTCTCCATGTCTCTCATTCCCGTATGGCCGGGAATTATGTCTGTAAAACTTGTGGCAACCCCTATAAACGGCTTATCCATTTCAGACCCCGGTATTCCCGTTGCGTACAGAAGGCTCCTGTGAGGCGCCCGCTCTACCCCCTTCTTTATCTGATCGCTTCTCACTTCTGAGCCTCCTTTATTACTCTAATTGGCAAATTTTTTGAACTCACGGATCATTTCAGCTAATTTGTCCTTTCTCTGCAATTTTTCCTTCTGGAGCATCTTTCTGTGCATGTCCTCAT includes:
- the hflX gene encoding GTPase HflX — protein: MYDLERIYRRKVPPNEILTVDLGRYLAEISSELNRQVGVTVERGGSIVHVIAGDASSVFIPEMPNYPLGRKFLRGLRFIHTHLKNEPLSKDDLTDLALLRFDYMVALGIKDGLPDKFYGAHLVPHNTGVMYDVGEAVSFYNLELDFSAFIRALEDEMQKGRSQTDTSAVEQAILVSVSPLPRYEIEESMDELRELCHSCSIVVIDTVIQRSKDINPRYLLGMGKLKELIIDALNKGATVLVFDQDLSPSQGKAVADMTELKVIDRSQLILDIFARRAHSRDGKVQVELAQLKYRLPRLTGKGTAMSRLAGGIGGRGPGEMKLEIDRRRVRERITLLTKELEKLSLARTQRKQRRAQSALPIISIVGYTNAGKSTLLNNLTKSSTFTEDKMFATLDTASRLLRFPRQRNVIMTDTVGFIRDLPQDLVAAFKSTLEELEDADLLLHLVDISNPHFEKHIASVEKTLLELNLSSKDTLLVFNKTDRVPQDVVKNLMRRFGATAVSAIDNTTFEPLLRALEEEIFLKTAKKLLYCEV
- the ilvD gene encoding dihydroxy-acid dehydratase, whose amino-acid sequence is MRSDQIKKGVERAPHRSLLYATGIPGSEMDKPFIGVATSFTDIIPGHTGMRDMERFIEKGVHTGGGYPFFFGVPGICDGIAMGHRGMHYSLPSRELIADIIEAVAGAHQLDGLVLLTNCDKITPGMLMAAARLNIPSIVVTAGPMHSGRLKGKRLSLVNDTFEAVGKHKKGLINDSELQALEMCACPGTGSCQGMYTANTMACVTEAIGMSIPFTATALAISAEKRRIAFESGARITELVKRNITPRKIMTLKAFENAIRVDTALGGSTNTVLHIPAIAHEAGVKLPLEIFNTISKTTPHIANMLPGGTNYLEDLHYAGGIPAVIKRLGHLMHDLPTVSGKRISDIIREASIEDEEVIRPLDKVHHKEGGIAILKGNLAPGGAVVKQSAIIEKMMIFEGTARVYDSEEEAMSAILDGKITHGDVVVIRYEGPKGGPGMREMLSSTATIAGMGLSESVALITDGRFSGGTRGPCIGHISPEAMEGGTIAIVENGDKIKIDIPKRSIELIVDAAEIKQRLKRWKPPEPKITTGYLLRYAQMVTSAGTGAVMEGATRKRK